A single window of Candoia aspera isolate rCanAsp1 chromosome 3, rCanAsp1.hap2, whole genome shotgun sequence DNA harbors:
- the BYSL gene encoding bystin — translation MPKAKRPRGSGGAAAAGVPLAEQIAQSDAVKPVTRVKRRGQARKDGGGGEEEDEYVDEKLSRRILEQARIQQEELEAEHGAGRSHEPRKKTTVLGPTSKDGDSDAEDDECPLLGAGGAMEKEQYCEEMTVNPDDEKAIEMFMSKNPPMRRTLADIIMEKLTEKQTEVETVMSEVSGRPMPQLNPRVLEVYKGVKEVLSKYRSGKLPKAFKIVPALSNWEQMLYITEPETWTAAAMYQATRIFSSNLKERMAQRFYNLVLLPRIRDDIAEYKRLNFHLYMALKKALFKPGAWFKGILIPLCESGTCTLREAIIVGSILTKCSIPVLHSGAAMLKIAEMEYSGASSIFLRLLIDKKYALPFRVVDALVFHFLAFRKDQRTLPVLWHQCLLTFAQRYKEDLSSEQKEALLELLKFHNHSQISLEIRRELVNSRCRDIEGIPPVAME, via the exons ATGCCCAAGGCGAAGCGGCCGAGAGGCTCCggtggggcggcggcggcgggcgtcCCCTTGGCAGAGCAGATCGCTCAGAGCGATGCCGTGAAGCCCGTCACGAGGGTCAAGCGACGCGGCCAGGCCCGGAAGGACGGTGgtgggggagaagaggaggacgaGTATGTGGACGAGAAGCTCTCCCGGCGGATCTTGGAGCAGGCTCGCATCCAGCAAGAGGAACTGGAGGCCGAGCACGGCGCCGGTAGGAGCCACGAGCCCAGAAAGAAGACGACGGTCCTGG GACCTACCTCAAAGGATGGAGATTCAGATGCAGAGGATGATGAGTGCCCATTGCTGGGGGCAGGTGGAGCCATGGAGAAGGAACAGTATTGTGAAGAGATGACTGTAAATCCAGATGATGAAAAAGCCATTGAAATGTTCATGAGCAAGAACCCACCAATGAG GCGCACCTTAGCAGACATTATCATGGAGAAGCTAACAGAAAAACAGACGGAGGTAGAGACAGTGATGTCAGAAGTATCTGGCCGACCTATGCCACAGCTTAATCCTCGTGTCCTAGAAGTCTACAAAGGTGTCAAAGAA GTGTTGTCAAAATACAGAAGTGGAAAATTGCCCAAAGCCTTCAAGATCGTCCCAGCGTTATCCAATTGGGAGCAGATGCTTTATATCACAGAGCCAGAGACATGGACAGCAGCTGCCATGTACCAGGCAACAAG AATTTTTTCTTCTAACCTTAAAGAGCGGATGGCCCAGAGGTTCTACAATCTCGTGCTCCTCCCACGAATCAGAGATGATATTGCTGAATATAAACGCCTCAATTTCCATCTTTATATGGCACTGAAGAAGGCCTTGTTCAAACCTGGGGCATGGTTCAAAG GAATTCTCATCCCTTTGTGTGAGTCTGGAACATGCACACTGAGAGAAGCAATCATTGTGGGCAGCATCCTCACCAAGTGCTCTATTCCAGTCCTTCATTCAGG GGCTGCTATGCTAAAGATTGCTGAGATGGAATACAGTGGTGCCAGCAGCATTTTTCTCCGTCTGCTCATTGACAAGAAATATGCCTTGCCTTTCCGCGTTGTAGATGCTCTAGTTTTTCACTTCCTAGCATTTCGGAAAGATCAGCGGACCCTACCTGTCCTGTGGCACCAATGCCTCTTGACATTTGCCCAGCGCTACAAAGAGGACCTATCTTCTGAGCAGAAAGAAGCTCTCTTGGAGTTGCTGAAGTTTCACAACCATTCCCAGATCTCTCTGGAAATCCGCAGGGAGCTGGTGAACTCCAGGTGTCGGGACATTGAGGGGATTCCACCAGTTGCAATGGAGTAA